The Oreochromis niloticus isolate F11D_XX linkage group LG4, O_niloticus_UMD_NMBU, whole genome shotgun sequence DNA segment GTGCTTACAGCTCTGTCTttgccactagagggagccacactTCTGTGTGACCAGGAGCAAGGAGAATCTCTCGCTTTCTCCCTGCGCCTCTCTCCCCGCTGTTCCTCGTCACCCTCTACTTTGTTGGTCACTGGCGGTTGAGGCAGAGTCAAAGAAACACGGTCAGTGTGAACTCTGGCTTTTCCTTCATCCTGCTCATCGTCTCTCTCCCATGTTGATCGGGGTGCCTgggaaataaaagtaaaaatacaatgtGACTCAGACgtcatgactttttttttttttttttaagggagTAAGTCATAGTCATAGTAGCTTAAgcatcattagttattattaatctctggcacTCTTCCTCATGTAATCAGTTGTCCTGTCTCCTTTCCTTAACCCACAACTGGTTGTAACAGGTgactgttaaaagggagtttttcctttttgagtttcttttttttcactgtcaCCGAGTGCTTGTACACAGGGGGTTATCTAATTAGGGCTTTCTTTCtactattgtagggtctttaccttacagtatgaagtgccttgaggcaactctTGTTGTCATTcagcactttataaataaaactgaattgaattgagtgaCAGAATGGTGGCACAGTGGTTGCCTGATAATAAGATCCTATGTGAATCCACCATCTGGCCGGGGCCTCACTATGATGAGTTTGTATTCCGGTTCTCCGGCTTCCCGACACAGTCCAAAGGCATGCAGTTAGTAGGGTTCTACATTGCCCATACACTTGTCTGTTTCTCTCCGCTAGCCCTGCCCACACTGGGGACCTTTCCGGGTATACCCTGCCTCACAGACCCCCCACAACCCTGAGTAGAataagaggaagaaaatggatggaggGATGAACTTAGGTGGTGGATGCTTATATAACCTGGGCTGACATACACACCTGAATGTGTACCAGCTCCTTCCATCTTTCTTGGGTGTATTTCTCCAACGTTTTCACCACTGTCCTCCTCTGATGACTCTCTTCTTCACGGCTGcccaacacacatacacaagatTAAACATCACAGGTAATCTAATAAAAGAAGATACACAGCTGCAACACTAGATCTCTTTAGTCTTTAATTGCATCCTAGGATGTTCTTTAGTCTTTGCAGATCCCTGCGGAGAAAATTactttctgtgttttatgtgttaGGAGCAGTGGGCGGCCACCCTGCAGAGACTAACTCGAGTAACAAGCCAGTGACTCAATTGAAGACATGAGGAAAATTAAACTAGCATGTTTTAACAGTGAGGAAAATCTGAGATCCAAGAATGCATGTGAATGTTAGACAAGGCGCTTGCTGTGAAGATGTGATAAACAAATAGCAGCCGAGCTGGTGGGacaaataaagataaaatgatAAGACTGCAAATTCTGTGCAGCTCTGATAGGAAAATATTTCCCTGACTGTTAAAGACCAATCCAGGGTATTATGTTCTTATATTAGAGGTAAAACAATGTTGAACTTAATTTACTTGTTAATTatctaatgtaaaaaaaaaaaactatagtAATCTAAATGGCTGTTCAGATAAATTTTGGGTTTTCTACCTGCTTCCACTTTTTCCAGTGAAAGGAATTACTGTTGTTCTTCGTTTAGGAACAGTTTAAATTGAATACACATGTTTAGGATCAGCAGTGGTgttcagacagaaaaaaagacatatgACGATGTCACCACAACTTGTAACAACTAGTTGTCTTGGTAATGTACTTTGATCTAGACTTTGAGAAACGCAATCATATTTTATTatcagataagataagattagATAAGATTATTATTTAATCTAAACAtctaaaaaaatgaaagcagtaACATTCTGACCTGCCATCACCCAGCTTGGTGTTAGGTCCATCTTGGTGGCCTTCATTTTTGCTCCTTGATGAGCTGAACCTCAGTGTACCTTCCTCCCTCGTCATCATCTCGATGCCTTCCATCAGCTCCTCCTTCCACGCTTCTGTATTTTCTTGCTCCTTCTGCGAGTCTCCCATCTCTTGATCTTTGTCGTCATCTCTCAAACTCTCTTCTTCCCCCTTTTCTGTCTCACTCTCCTCCACTCCCGTGAGCGCACAGTGCCATAAGTCTAATTCCCCCTCGTCTTCatcatcttttctttctctggGGTTTTCCTCCTCTCCTGCAATTGCTCCCTTATCATCTCTGAAGGTAAATTTGTCCCATGTCAGTCTTGTTTCTCCCTCACCTTGTATCAGTTTGTCTTCAGAACGGTCTTCCTGGTTTCTACTGGATTCCTTTTCATTTAGTTCACCTCTGTTGACCCTCTGAACCTCCTCTCTATTTTCAGGGTAATTGATGTTTTCCTGCGCCTTCCCTGTAACCTCGTGTTTTCCATTGTTCTCCTCTTTCCTTTTGCCATCCAGGTTGATGTTGATGCTTATCTTCATCTGCGGTTTCACCTTCATCCCTTCCTCCCAGATGTCTTTCGCTGTCAGAGGCCATGTTTTCTTCTCTgacttcttctctgttttttgcTTCTCTTTGTCAAGTGGTTTCAGGAATTCACTAAGACGGTTTTCAGGCTcctctgctgtttttgttttcaggtgtttGCCACTTTGCATCTCACCAGAAAGACTACCATCCCTTTCATTCTTCACCAGATCCTCATTCTTTCTTTTCCTATTCTCCTCTAATCTAGAGTCAGGAGTTTTGCTGCCTCCAGGGTTTTCTTCTCGCTCTTTGCTCGTCCCGTCTAGCTCTTTGTTGGGTTTTGCTTCGTGCTGTCTCTTCCCATCACTAAAGTCTAAATCTCTGCCTCTTTTCCAGCATTCCTCTCCTTCTGAATTGCTTTCCATGAATTTTCTTTCAGGTTGGTCTTGTTTCAGGACAGTTTGGTCTGAATCTTTCTGTACTGGAGTACTATGCTTGCAGGCCTTTGGTTCACTGCTGTGCTTCCTCTTGTCCTTTCTGCTGTCATCTCTAGAGCTTTCAGCATGAGCGGGCGAAGTCTCCTGTCCATTGTCTTCAggttgtttcttcttcttcttttgttcatGTTTCAGTGGGCTTGACTCCTCCAGTTTTTTCAGTGGCTTATTGTCTGTACTCGGTCCTTGCAGTTTCATTCCCATGCTACTCTTTGAAAGCGTGACTTGTTTATGTCTTGACTTCTCATTGCACCTCTCAGTAGATGCTCTCGGCTGAGCTCTGTCTTCAGATGGCGTGAAGCGACTGTCACTGGACGACTGAGATGGAGGTGATCGGCTGTCATTAGCCTTAAAAGACACAGAGGAACTGCTGTCACTACATGACTGAGACGGCGTGGAGCGACTCTCGCTTGAAGAATGAGATGGGGGAGAGCGACTGTCACTGGATGACTCCGACGAGGGGGAGCAGCCATCCATCTCAGCAGGGCATCTATCTTGTGGTTGGTAGCGAGAGTTCAAGCTGGCTTGCGATTGatttctgcttctgtctgtgctCACCCActgagggggaggaggaggaggaggaagactgAGTAAGGGAACAGGCAGCTGGTGGAGCTGATGATAGCTGCTGAAATATTTCTCATACCACTCTTTGTACTCATTCTTCCACTGCAGGTAGCACTCCCTGTCCAGCTCCaggctgtttgtttgacttGTGCACATGTTTCTGGAAATACTGTCCTCTGAGCGTGCCGCTTCCTTCCCTGAGCGCTCTCCCCGCTTCCTGGAGTGGTTGCTGCTTGAAGATGACTTCTTGCTACGATGGCGACTGTGATGGCGGTCCTTTCTGCCTGATGGAGACTTGGACCTGGAATGACGAGCCCTTCGAGGTGAAGACGACGAGGATGGTGTAGGTGAGCGCGAGCGTTTATAACAGTAGGTATAAGAGCTAGGCTGGCGAGAGCGTGTGTGCAGGTCTCTCTGATGAGAGTAGGGAGAGCGGTGTCTAAAGAAGAAGACGAAAACACAAGACAGTTTTCACTGTATGTAAAATACATGATTATTGGTTGGTGGGTCTTATTAGGTGGTTGTGGAGGCCCTGTGGTGCCCTTTTATTCTTTGGAGATTCTCCTATTAAATTTcagtaaaacaaagaaagatcGTGGTTAACTtccagaggggggaaaaaaacaaactatgacTAAGCCCATTATCATGGATGAGAAGGTGGAAACaatggacagctacaggtactcAGGCATTTACGTGAATgacagacttgactggaggACCAAGAATAATGCTGTGAACAGGAAGGGAATGAGCAGACTGTACT contains these protein-coding regions:
- the LOC100710348 gene encoding E3 ubiquitin-protein ligase RBBP6 → MQSQPQKPQQSSHSQQDSLLDHLKTANTPPQSQVSEVQPATTDPASENDTAGTSLQPLENQLEISENEIEGKMCSDSAGAALSGKVSNKDPTDPPSRPITPDNDAPVAEQPLTGSVSQENQHSCSGPTPVYPESSVSLESSSSSLVCLAGGKTESNTQQLSTIPSTSSSSSYSNTPPPLFPSPLFHTYLSAQQSHSTYPPGYPPATPIWTLPAPQGTPIPSLCSSTTTTSSIPHLIPQEWYKYQRKKKERSPQRASGYRRSSSHSKSSTTKASCSYSQSSSRSESRSRSRSRSRHRSPYSHQRDLHTRSRQPSSYTYCYKRSRSPTPSSSSSPRRARHSRSKSPSGRKDRHHSRHRSKKSSSSSNHSRKRGERSGKEAARSEDSISRNMCTSQTNSLELDRECYLQWKNEYKEWYEKYFSSYHQLHQLPVPLLSLPPPPPPPQWVSTDRSRNQSQASLNSRYQPQDRCPAEMDGCSPSSESSSDSRSPPSHSSSESRSTPSQSCSDSSSSVSFKANDSRSPPSQSSSDSRFTPSEDRAQPRASTERCNEKSRHKQVTLSKSSMGMKLQGPSTDNKPLKKLEESSPLKHEQKKKKKQPEDNGQETSPAHAESSRDDSRKDKRKHSSEPKACKHSTPVQKDSDQTVLKQDQPERKFMESNSEGEECWKRGRDLDFSDGKRQHEAKPNKELDGTSKEREENPGGSKTPDSRLEENRKRKNEDLVKNERDGSLSGEMQSGKHLKTKTAEEPENRLSEFLKPLDKEKQKTEKKSEKKTWPLTAKDIWEEGMKVKPQMKISININLDGKRKEENNGKHEVTGKAQENINYPENREEVQRVNRGELNEKESSRNQEDRSEDKLIQGEGETRLTWDKFTFRDDKGAIAGEEENPRERKDDEDEGELDLWHCALTGVEESETEKGEEESLRDDDKDQEMGDSQKEQENTEAWKEELMEGIEMMTREEGTLRFSSSRSKNEGHQDGPNTKLGDGSREEESHQRRTVVKTLEKYTQERWKELVHIQAPRSTWERDDEQDEGKARVHTDRVSLTLPQPPVTNKVEGDEEQRGERRREKARDSPCSWSHRSVAPSSGKDRAVSTTSANAGKETRREMDRQRNRERERQQERKRSKEQTREEGSGRDGDKERKRTAYLPTSSQFYSFSTSHDADRTDLQYGGSQGSNKSSSCPSGKFTSARNRESSTISREPVLPDEDAQKTHREPSLNLRYKDKDYSHYHSNHQDSSGSDRNKDRAPGTHHSHSRGKGRDLLPFESPGYSQRESPHLGLMQSKAGKEEWKPNKAEKLVKEGIEGRENRGMMAVQGGGAWWEHEADYKVDGEEGWFGGGRDLEEGEMLSSRSSSVGSSASQGNSKDDKRTEKERKQKRQKKEKRQATLEQPQDRELKKHTHKKSKNSREGAEEESGGEGADRWKRKENH